A genomic stretch from Arachis stenosperma cultivar V10309 chromosome 3, arast.V10309.gnm1.PFL2, whole genome shotgun sequence includes:
- the LOC130965272 gene encoding unknown seed protein USP-like, with protein sequence MEFRCAVAMLFCLSFAIGSRGRELIPDEDYWQAVWPNTPIPNTLKELLKPGAQDSEINDVPMKVDDTQYPKTFFFEHELFPGKKMNMKFSKIPFAQPYGVYTWGKVIKDLEKESFTFEDACVREAGKGEDKYCAKSLSTLIGFAVSKLGKNIQPFSSSFLDKQTDYTIEGVHNLGDKAVMCHRLNFQSTVFYCHEIHGTTAYMVPMVAADGRRTQALAVCHHDTSGMNAEVLYEMLKIKPGTETACHFLGNKAVMWVPNMAVNGVYNIANMAS encoded by the exons atggAGTTCCGATGTGCTGTTGCTATGCTTTTCTGT CTTTCTTTTGCAATAGGAAGCCGTGGGCGAGAATTGATACCTGACGAAGATTACTGGCAAGCAGTTTGGCCAAACACTCCAATTCCTAACACTCTCAAGGAGCTTTTAAAGCCTGGAGCCCAAG ATTCTGAAATAAATGATGTTCCGATGAAAGTGGACGACACACAGTACCCAAAAACGTTCTTCTTCGAACATGAGCTATTTCCTgggaaaaagatgaacatgaaGTTCAGCAAAATCCCGTTTGCTCAACCATACGGAGTATATACATGGGGCAAAGTAATTAAAGACCTCGAAAAAGAGTCCTTCACCTTTGAGGATGCTTGCGTAAGAGAAGCCGGCAAGGGCGAGGACAAGTACTGCGCAAAATCCTTATCAACTTTGATCGGTTTCGCCGTTTCCAAGTTGGGAAAGAACATTCAACCGTTTTCAAGTTCTTTCTTGGACAAGCAGACTGACTACACCATAGAGGGAGTGCACAATCTTGGAGACAAGGCTGTTATGTGTCACAGGCTCAATTTTCAAAGCACCGTCTTTTATTGTCACGAAATCCATGGAACCACCGCATACATGGTTCCAATGGTGGCAGCCGACGGCAGGAGAACTCAGGCGTTAGCGGTTTGCCACCACGACACTTCCGGCATGAATGCGGAAGTTCTTTATGAAATGCTGAAAATCAAGCCTGGAACAGAGACTGCTTGCCACTTCCTTGGAAACAAGGCAGTTATGTGGGTTCCCAACATGGCTGTCAATGGTGTCTACAATATTGCCAATATGGCAAGTTAA